A region from the Inhella inkyongensis genome encodes:
- a CDS encoding LysE family translocator translates to MDALLTLPQLLTFLGAAFLLTLAPGPDNLMVLSLGLARGRRAGLAFGAGCALGCLNHTLLATLGVGALIAASPLAFDALRWAGGLYLLWLGVGALRAAWRSAGGFNAPLARTESPTRLFAKGLFVNAINPKVVMFFLAFLPQFVDAGRGQAAWQMAQLGLLFTLQALLVFGAIGWFAGQFGESLKRQPSLGRWLDGLAGAVFVGLGARLLLVR, encoded by the coding sequence ATGGACGCCCTGCTCACCCTGCCCCAGCTGCTCACCTTCCTGGGCGCCGCCTTTCTGCTGACCCTGGCCCCCGGGCCCGACAACCTGATGGTGCTGAGCCTCGGGCTGGCGCGGGGCCGGCGCGCCGGGTTGGCCTTTGGCGCCGGCTGCGCGCTGGGCTGCCTGAACCACACCCTGCTGGCCACCCTGGGCGTGGGCGCCCTGATCGCCGCCTCGCCCCTGGCCTTCGACGCCCTGCGCTGGGCCGGTGGGCTCTATCTGCTGTGGCTGGGTGTTGGCGCGCTACGCGCAGCCTGGCGCAGCGCGGGCGGTTTCAACGCGCCGCTGGCGCGCACGGAGAGCCCGACGCGCCTGTTTGCCAAGGGCCTGTTCGTGAATGCCATCAACCCCAAGGTGGTGATGTTCTTCCTGGCCTTTCTGCCGCAATTTGTGGATGCCGGCCGCGGCCAGGCGGCCTGGCAGATGGCGCAGCTGGGTTTGCTGTTCACCCTGCAGGCGCTGCTGGTGTTTGGCGCCATCGGTTGGTTTGCCGGGCAGTTCGGTGAGAGCCTGAAGCGCCAGCCCAGCCTGGGGCGCTGGCTGGATGGCTTGGCGGGCGCGGTGTTTGTGGGCCTGGGGGCGCGGCTGCTGCTCGTACGCTGA
- a CDS encoding GNAT family N-acetyltransferase — protein sequence MSIQVLPLATISYETWLNLWLPYVDGQLEVDSPLHRHSYERLVAGQELRGLVLQEGGAVLGLAHFYLHPSTWALQPACYIQDLYICPQARGRGLARHLIEAVRSEAKAGGAYVLHWNTRADNVAARALYERIAQRSDRVMYLMPLA from the coding sequence ATGTCGATTCAAGTTCTGCCCCTGGCCACTATCTCCTACGAGACTTGGCTGAATCTCTGGCTGCCCTATGTGGATGGACAGTTGGAGGTTGATTCGCCCCTGCATCGCCACAGCTATGAGCGCTTGGTGGCGGGGCAGGAGTTGCGCGGCTTGGTGCTGCAGGAGGGCGGGGCCGTGTTGGGCCTGGCGCATTTCTATCTGCACCCCTCGACCTGGGCGCTGCAGCCGGCCTGCTATATCCAGGACCTCTACATTTGCCCGCAGGCCCGGGGCAGGGGGCTGGCGCGGCACTTGATCGAGGCCGTGCGCAGCGAGGCAAAGGCGGGCGGCGCCTATGTGCTGCACTGGAACACGCGTGCCGACAACGTCGCAGCCCGCGCCCTTTACGAGCGCATCGCACAGCGCAGCGATCGGGTGATGTACCTGATGCCACTCGCTTGA
- a CDS encoding CoA-acylating methylmalonate-semialdehyde dehydrogenase produces MNRITHLINGQRVDGGSRFSQVYNPATGQVTAQLQLADTLTVDAAIASAQAAFPAWRNTPPLKRARVMSKFKELLEANADAICQLITAEHGKVLADALGELQRGIENVEFASYAPQLLKGEHSRNVGPGIDSWSEFQALGVCAGITPFNFPVMVPLWMWPMAVICGNTFVLKPSERDPSSALFVAELALQAGLPPGVLNVVNGDKEAVDALLDSPHVKAVSFVGSTPIAESIYAHGCAKGKRVQALGGAKNHAVLMPDADLDNAVAAMMGAAFGSCGERCMAVPLIVAVGNEVADAAVAKLKVEIAKMTVGPGTVGNPDMGPLVTKAHFDKVRGYVDQGVAEGAELVVDGRGLKVAGHENGYFLGPCLFDHVKRGMRIYQEEIFGPVLGVVRVHSLAEAMELIDSHEYGNGTCIFTRDGEAARYFTDHIQVGMVGVNVPLPVPVAYHSFGGWKRSLFGDLHAYGPDAVRFYTKRKTITQRWPSGGVRENAVFSFPSH; encoded by the coding sequence ATGAACCGCATCACCCATCTGATCAACGGCCAGCGCGTGGACGGCGGCAGCCGCTTCAGCCAGGTCTACAACCCCGCCACCGGCCAGGTCACGGCCCAGCTGCAGCTGGCCGACACGCTCACCGTGGACGCCGCCATTGCCTCGGCCCAAGCCGCCTTCCCGGCCTGGCGCAACACCCCGCCGCTCAAGCGCGCGCGCGTGATGAGCAAATTCAAGGAGTTGCTCGAAGCCAATGCCGACGCGATCTGCCAGCTCATCACCGCCGAACACGGCAAGGTGCTTGCCGACGCCCTGGGCGAGCTGCAGCGCGGCATCGAAAACGTCGAGTTCGCCAGTTATGCCCCGCAGCTTTTGAAGGGCGAGCACAGCCGCAACGTCGGCCCCGGCATCGACTCCTGGAGCGAGTTCCAGGCCCTGGGCGTGTGCGCCGGCATCACGCCCTTCAACTTCCCGGTGATGGTGCCGCTGTGGATGTGGCCGATGGCCGTGATCTGCGGCAACACCTTCGTGCTCAAACCCTCGGAGCGCGACCCCTCATCAGCCCTGTTCGTGGCCGAGCTAGCGCTGCAGGCCGGCCTGCCGCCCGGCGTGCTGAACGTGGTGAACGGCGACAAGGAGGCGGTCGACGCCCTGCTCGACTCACCCCATGTCAAAGCCGTCAGCTTCGTCGGCTCGACCCCGATTGCCGAGAGCATCTACGCCCATGGCTGCGCCAAGGGAAAACGCGTGCAGGCCCTGGGCGGCGCCAAGAACCATGCGGTGCTGATGCCCGACGCCGACCTCGACAACGCCGTGGCCGCCATGATGGGCGCGGCCTTCGGCTCTTGTGGCGAGCGCTGCATGGCCGTGCCGCTGATCGTCGCGGTGGGCAATGAAGTGGCGGACGCGGCGGTGGCCAAGCTCAAGGTCGAGATCGCCAAGATGACGGTCGGCCCGGGCACCGTGGGCAACCCCGATATGGGCCCGCTGGTGACGAAGGCGCACTTCGACAAGGTGCGCGGCTATGTGGACCAAGGCGTGGCCGAGGGCGCCGAACTGGTGGTGGACGGCCGCGGCCTAAAGGTAGCCGGCCATGAGAACGGCTACTTCCTGGGTCCCTGCCTCTTTGACCACGTGAAGCGCGGCATGCGCATCTACCAGGAAGAGATCTTCGGCCCGGTGCTGGGCGTGGTGCGCGTGCACAGTCTGGCCGAGGCCATGGAGCTGATCGACAGCCACGAATACGGCAACGGCACCTGCATCTTCACCCGCGACGGCGAGGCCGCGCGCTACTTCACCGACCACATCCAGGTCGGCATGGTGGGCGTGAACGTACCGCTGCCCGTACCCGTGGCCTATCACTCCTTCGGTGGCTGGAAGCGCAGCCTGTTTGGCGACCTGCACGCCTACGGCCCGGATGCCGTGCGCTTCTATACCAAGCGCAAGACCATCACGCAGCGTTGGCCCAGCGGCGGGGTGAGGGAGAACGCAGTGTTCAGCTTCCCGTCGCACTGA